In the genome of Anabrus simplex isolate iqAnaSimp1 chromosome 6, ASM4041472v1, whole genome shotgun sequence, one region contains:
- the LOC136876255 gene encoding uncharacterized protein isoform X2 → MVGVKANTKCSRREKRFAAGGTSGENNHLELLYDGVAMSIQQGYSTLLSPNTDCTLDEYRVYSQLVRQGYRLLRHSSQRKITRYERMIGLHQYIQPAKEKRTKKEDTQKEVNNKCGEETDSDMGSIDVSVKSEVKMETECILVVESEDRKNDQTGEDKSDDCHISPVKSEHMDSCHIPVVKSEPSEDIHISMVKTEEREGVCGPALKDESSERINVDIKSGVEMTDVPNDSCNPTLSRRVVHSRKHSRHLQLDIEEINLSDSEEMSSHNHWQLRSSTVECIKIMDCKTESEVEIIDKDKDGDNNIISSSIQSLESKITNSGTGIYNRDKNDLSVTSTNNESISPAEDDNVKANLGQQICDSSVIDVSFESNKTMSADNMPPTNSENFPVQKESRNIQEITIDSTSPEIMRDNTGVKHSTMFSNSNKSNSSPFEENPSSASVCRIRWYVKREPKFSRVSNTSTELNEGKKFGNPVVETPVSCDQQSGSHNLKSNIDCSENPAIKKEDDANIVNNEISSKQTNMKRDQSSEACDENTRKVLIEVLDITGDNSGGEVKITHDQRTTKDSGDNDDQNCSKIANLKQEDRLTEVLDATSGERCLLKADMNESTKVIEVFNIGSDEKLVQSNLKSSQPVRIFAVADKENSVRKTHGKQSCSVEIVNINDESSLVKEIVNQDQCPNVFDISDDDFCVKEEDEVSEIYDVTDDEDDVNNIGKVDTPEIIDLSDDEDSCRKRKIKGEDETPEVLDISDDSVKSDIEDGSQISEVMDVTDDEDIKPVVDLENDCDAVNDPDHCDERDHVNDDRYSPAPLNIGKEYYPSTLVYIPSRNTDLQAESKDKEDFISLKTENTHLESPLPISNLKRKYQADDECRDLDERLHTSNSHWVSPNHTVVDLSDDENRENVDRNNIKTEDMEERIPPSGNNVIKQEAASNIEKIEEELSKFYAEVEEIDLEEEKKEVNEDRWTILDSFPNAYGELVLNVAVPPARLLPPNVCPSKSHYLIPVTRRISPPIQNYRNRNSPNYRNNWRGRHRNHSRDRSRNHQRNSMRRNFEYRGMTRSDSEHHSRFGHQNVNEANLDNHRQFQYSGINGSNPDRQHFENHDMTNIFSDHRTFEYQENKASSEVQGPFDPQRINEANIDHRRHLEHRGFSLTDTDYRRCPGQQRLNQANPELRRYLEHQGMNDTNPEHGRHSEHKGMIQRNSEQRMHLEREGINPANPEHRRHIDLQGGKTTSSEHRRHLGLQEMNQLTPDRRKSREHQGVYQTTPKSGSTLEHQRMIQTTSGHRRQLERRKHFEPRGINQATPELRKPPDFQGMDQANPDHRRLTGHRGINQTNLELRRNQGHEEMNVINPGQWGRNLTPSWSNTEVSFDYHHQTPALHAAQVAYNLITQQFSPQVLFPTMLSSSQSMWLGPQLPQTWLQGQRVLDRQPQELRPQARFPLNDTWSEGNCERNIDSFMDTDERQLPQQRFARTYGYGRGYSNLLGNRPQCPERSQNSFMKMKFKLPRYFAPPRKLQRLMDNITYDDDALSSEDRNDRNATVSSSVVDDIPHSSPESSDDEEIESLVKPEDCTTVGNILSRLQIIKSTNFGNINSLSEASDVLVKYDLYLPDTVFRKSNPSLPDFRLIILGFRQTFPSPGKMAALQQEYHDDVPFLLAIVLPDAVTFFQYSVITLPVLDASSLNG, encoded by the coding sequence aatcatCTGGAGTTGCTGTATGATGGTGTTGCTATGAGCATTCAACAAGGATACAGTACATTGTTAAGCCCAAATACAGATTGCACCTTGGATGAGTATAGAGTATACTCTCAACTTGTAAGGCAGGGCTACCGTTTGCTACGCCATTCCTCTCAGCGCAAGATCACACGCTATGAACGTATGATTGGACTTCATCAGTACATTCAGCCAGCAAAAGAGAAGAGGACAAAGAAGGAAGATACTCAGAAGGAGGTAAATAATAAATGTGGTGAAGAGACTGACAGTGATATGGGAAGTATAGATGTGAGTGTTAAGAGTGAAGTGAAAATGGAAACAGAGTGTATTTTGGTGGTAGAGAGTGAAGATAGGAAAAATGACCAGACTGGTGAGGATAAAAGTGATGACTGTCATATATCTCCTGTAAAAAGTGAACATATGGATTCTTGTCATATTCCTGTTGTAAAAAGTGAACCAAGTGAAGATATTCATATTTCTATGGTGAAGACTGAGGAAAGAGAAGGCGTTTGTGGTCCTGCGTTAAAGGATGAGAGTAGTGAACGTATAAATGTTGACATCAAATCAGGAGTTGAAATGACTGATGTTCCCAATGATTCATGCAATCCTACATTGAGCAGGAGAGTAGTACATTCAAGAAAGCACAGTAGGCACTTACAGCTGGATATTGAAGAAATAAATCTTAGTGATAGTGAAGAGATGTCAAGCCACAACCATTGGCAGTTGAGAAGCAGCACAGTTGAATGCATTAAGATAATGGATTGTAAGACTGAAAGTGAGGTGGAAATAATTGACAAGGATAAGGATGGGGATAATAATATAATATCCTCAAGCATTCAGAGCTTAGAATCCAAAATAACTAATTCTGGAACTGGTATTTATAACAGGGATAAGAATGATTTGTCTGTAACTTCTACTAACAATGAATCAATAAGTCCTGCAGAGGATGATAATGTAAAAGCAAATTTGGGACAACAGATTTGTGATTCAAGTGTAATAGATGTTTCTTTTGAGAGTAACAAAACTATGTCTGCAGATAATATGCCCCCAACAAATTCAGAGAATTTTCCTGTACAAAAAGAGTCTAGAAATATTCAGGAAATAACTATAGACAGTACTTCTCCAGAGATAATGAGAGACAATACTGGTGTGAAACATTCAACCATGTTCTCCAACAGTAACAAATCTAATTCTTCTCCCTTTGAAGAAAATCCTTCATCTGCCAGTGTTTGTCGGATAAGGTGGTATGTCAAGAGAGAACCAAAATTTTCAAGAGTATCCAATACATCTACTGAGCTAAATGAAGGGAAAAAATTTGGAAATCCTGTAGTTGAAACTCCCGTTAGTTGTGATCAACAGTCGGGAAGTCACAATTTGAAGAGTAACATTGATTGTTCTGAAAATCCAGCAATAAAGAAAGAAGAtgatgcaaatattgtaaataatgaaattTCTTCAAAGCAAACAAATATGAAACGAGATCAGTCCTCAGAAGCATGTGATGAAAATACAAGGAAAGTACTTATTGAAGTCTTAGATATAACTGGTGATAATTctggtggagaagtaaaaataacgCATGATCAGCGGACAACTAAAGATTCTGGGGACAATGACGACCAAAATTGTTCTAAAATTGCTAATTTGAAACAGGAAGATCGGTTAACTGAAGTCTTGGATGCAACCAGTGGTGAAAGATGCCTTTTGAAAGCTGATATGAATGAGAGCACCAAAGTTATTGAAGTCTTTAATATTGGCAGTGATGAAAAACTTGTGCAGTCAAATTTAAAATCAAGTCAGCCTGTCAGAATCTTTGCTGTTGCTGATAAAGAAAATTCTGTTCGTAAGACTCATGGGAAGCAGTCTTGCTCTGTTGAAATTGTTAACATTAATGATGAAAGCTCCCTTGTGAAAGAAATTGTGAATCAAGATCAGTGCCCAAATGTCTTCGATATCTCGGATGATGATTTTTGCGTGAAAGAGGAAGATGAAGTTTCAGAAATCTATGATGTtacagatgatgaagatgatgtaaATAACATAGGAAAGGTTGACACACCTGAAATTATTGATCTAAGTGATGATGAAGATTCTTGTAGGAAAAGAAAgattaaaggggaagatgaaactCCAGAAGTTTTAGATATTAGTGATGATTCTGTTAAATCTGATATTGAGGATGGAAGTCAGATTTCAGAAGTTATGGATGTTACAGATGATGAAGATATTAAGCCAGTTGTTGATTTGGAAAATGACTGTGATGCTGTTAATGATCCAGATCATTGTGATGAAAGAGATCATGTTAATGATGATCGTTATTCTCCAGCACCCTTAAATATTGGAAAAGAATATTATCCATCTACATTAGTTTATATTCCATCTAGGAATACTGACCTTCAAGCAGAGTCAAAAGATAAGGAAGACTTCATCAGTCTCAAGACTGAAAACACACACTTGGAATCACCATTGCCAATCAGTAACTTGAAACGTAAATATCAGGCAGATGATGAATGCAGAGATTTGGACGAAAGACTCCATACAAGTAATAGTCATTGGGTTTCACCAAATCACACTGTGGTTGATCTCTCTGATGATGAAAATAGGGAAAATGTTGATCGAAATAACATTAAAACTGAAGATATGGAAGAAAGAATACCTCCATCTGGGAATAATGTAATAAAACAGGAAGCAGCATCAAATATTGAAAAGATAGAAGAAGAActttcaaaattctatgcagaaGTAGAAGAAATTGATTtagaagaagagaaaaaagaagTTAATGAAGACAGATGGACAATACTAGACTCTTTTCCCAATGCATATGGTGAGTTAGTGCTAAATGTGGCTGTACCTCCAGCACGGTTATTGCCTCCAAATGTTTGTCCCAGCAAAAGTCACTACCTCATTCCTGTGACTCGGCGTATTTCACCACCAATTCAAAATTATCGCAATCGTAATTCACCTAATTATAGGAACAACTGGCGAGGTCGACACCGCAATCATTCTCGCGATCGTTCTAGAAATCACCAAAGAAATTCtatgcggagaaattttgaatatCGGGGCATGACCAGATCTGATTCAGAGCATCACTCACGTTTTGGACATCAAAATGTGAATGAAGCTAACTTGGACAATCATAGACAATTTCAGTATTCAGGAATAAATGGGTCTAATCCTGATCGACAACATTTTGAAAATCATGACATGACCAATATATTCTCAGATCATCGAACGTTTGaatatcaagaaaataaggcaaGTTCGGAGGTACAAGGACCATTTGATCCACAAAGAATAAATGAGGCAAACATTGACCATAGAAGGCATCTTGAACATCGTGGATTTAGCTTAACAGATACAGATTACAGGAGGTGTCCAGGACAACAGAGACTGAACCAAGCAAATCCAGAGCTCAGGCGATACCTCGAACACCAAGGCATGAATGATACAAATCCAGAGCATGGAAGACATAGTGAACACAAAGGAATGATCCAGAGAAATTCAGAGCAAAGGATGCATCTGGAACGTGAAGGAATAAACCCAGCAAACCCAGAGCATAGAAGGCACATTGATCTCCAAGGAGGCAAAACAACTAGTTCAGAACACAGAAGGCACCTTGGACTTCAAGAAATGAACCAACTAACTCCAGACCGCAGAAAGTCGCGTGAACATCAAGGAGTGTATCAAACAACTCCAAAGTCTGGAAGTACACTTGAACATCAAAGAATGATCCAAACAACCTCAGGGCACAGAAGGCAACTTGAACGTAGAAAGCATTTTGAACCTCGAGGAATAAACCAAGCTACTCCAGAACTCAGGAAACCACCTGACTTTCAAGGAATGGATCAGGCAAATCCAGATCACAGAAGGCTAACTGGACAtcgaggaattaaccaaacaaatTTAGAACTCAGGAGAAATCAAGGGCATGAAGAAATGAACGTAATAAATCCTGGACAATGGGGTAGAAATCTGACTCCATCATGGTCTAATACAGAAGTTTCTTTTGACTACCATCATCAGACACCTGCTCTTCATGCTGCTCAAGTTGCTTACAATCTTATTACTCAACAATTTTCACCACAAGTACTCTTTCCTACCATGTTATCATCTAGTCAATCTATGTGGCTAGGCCCACAGCTCCCCCAGACTTGGCTGCAAGGTCAGAGGGTCTTGGATAGACAACCACAGGAGTTAAGACCACAAGCTCGTTTCCCTTTGAATGATACTTGGAGTGAAGGTAACTGTGAAAGGAACATAGATTCTTTTATGGATACTGATGAACGGCAGTTACCTCAGCAGAGGTTTGCTAGAACGTATGGCTATGGCCGTGGGTATTCAAATCTTTTGGGAAATCGACCTCAATGCCCTGAAAGGTCTCAGAATTCTTTTATGAAAATGAAGTTTAAACTGCCAAGATATTTTGCACCTCCTCGTAAGTTACAGAGGCTCATGGATAATATCACTTACGATGATGATGCTTTGTCCTCTGAAGATCGGAATGATCGGAATGCTACTGTCTCGTCATCAGTTGTTGATGACATTCCCCATAGTTCACCAGAATCTTCAGATGATGAAGAGATTGAGTCTCTTGTGAAACCAGAAGACTGCACAACTGTAG
- the LOC136876255 gene encoding uncharacterized protein isoform X3 produces the protein MSIQQGYSTLLSPNTDCTLDEYRVYSQLVRQGYRLLRHSSQRKITRYERMIGLHQYIQPAKEKRTKKEDTQKEVNNKCGEETDSDMGSIDVSVKSEVKMETECILVVESEDRKNDQTGEDKSDDCHISPVKSEHMDSCHIPVVKSEPSEDIHISMVKTEEREGVCGPALKDESSERINVDIKSGVEMTDVPNDSCNPTLSRRVVHSRKHSRHLQLDIEEINLSDSEEMSSHNHWQLRSSTVECIKIMDCKTESEVEIIDKDKDGDNNIISSSIQSLESKITNSGTGIYNRDKNDLSVTSTNNESISPAEDDNVKANLGQQICDSSVIDVSFESNKTMSADNMPPTNSENFPVQKESRNIQEITIDSTSPEIMRDNTGVKHSTMFSNSNKSNSSPFEENPSSASVCRIRWYVKREPKFSRVSNTSTELNEGKKFGNPVVETPVSCDQQSGSHNLKSNIDCSENPAIKKEDDANIVNNEISSKQTNMKRDQSSEACDENTRKVLIEVLDITGDNSGGEVKITHDQRTTKDSGDNDDQNCSKIANLKQEDRLTEVLDATSGERCLLKADMNESTKVIEVFNIGSDEKLVQSNLKSSQPVRIFAVADKENSVRKTHGKQSCSVEIVNINDESSLVKEIVNQDQCPNVFDISDDDFCVKEEDEVSEIYDVTDDEDDVNNIGKVDTPEIIDLSDDEDSCRKRKIKGEDETPEVLDISDDSVKSDIEDGSQISEVMDVTDDEDIKPVVDLENDCDAVNDPDHCDERDHVNDDRYSPAPLNIGKEYYPSTLVYIPSRNTDLQAESKDKEDFISLKTENTHLESPLPISNLKRKYQADDECRDLDERLHTSNSHWVSPNHTVVDLSDDENRENVDRNNIKTEDMEERIPPSGNNVIKQEAASNIEKIEEELSKFYAEVEEIDLEEEKKEVNEDRWTILDSFPNAYGELVLNVAVPPARLLPPNVCPSKSHYLIPVTRRISPPIQNYRNRNSPNYRNNWRGRHRNHSRDRSRNHQRNSMRRNFEYRGMTRSDSEHHSRFGHQNVNEANLDNHRQFQYSGINGSNPDRQHFENHDMTNIFSDHRTFEYQENKASSEVQGPFDPQRINEANIDHRRHLEHRGFSLTDTDYRRCPGQQRLNQANPELRRYLEHQGMNDTNPEHGRHSEHKGMIQRNSEQRMHLEREGINPANPEHRRHIDLQGGKTTSSEHRRHLGLQEMNQLTPDRRKSREHQGVYQTTPKSGSTLEHQRMIQTTSGHRRQLERRKHFEPRGINQATPELRKPPDFQGMDQANPDHRRLTGHRGINQTNLELRRNQGHEEMNVINPGQWGRNLTPSWSNTEVSFDYHHQTPALHAAQVAYNLITQQFSPQVLFPTMLSSSQSMWLGPQLPQTWLQGQRVLDRQPQELRPQARFPLNDTWSEGNCERNIDSFMDTDERQLPQQRFARTYGYGRGYSNLLGNRPQCPERSQNSFMKMKFKLPRYFAPPRKLQRLMDNITYDDDALSSEDRNDRNATVSSSVVDDIPHSSPESSDDEEIESLVKPEDCTTVGNILSRLQIIKSTNFGNINSLSEASDVLVKYDLYLPDTVFRKSNPSLPDFRLIILGFRQTFPSPGKMAALQQEYHDDVPFLLAIVLPDAVTFFQYSVITLPVLDASSLNG, from the coding sequence ATGAGCATTCAACAAGGATACAGTACATTGTTAAGCCCAAATACAGATTGCACCTTGGATGAGTATAGAGTATACTCTCAACTTGTAAGGCAGGGCTACCGTTTGCTACGCCATTCCTCTCAGCGCAAGATCACACGCTATGAACGTATGATTGGACTTCATCAGTACATTCAGCCAGCAAAAGAGAAGAGGACAAAGAAGGAAGATACTCAGAAGGAGGTAAATAATAAATGTGGTGAAGAGACTGACAGTGATATGGGAAGTATAGATGTGAGTGTTAAGAGTGAAGTGAAAATGGAAACAGAGTGTATTTTGGTGGTAGAGAGTGAAGATAGGAAAAATGACCAGACTGGTGAGGATAAAAGTGATGACTGTCATATATCTCCTGTAAAAAGTGAACATATGGATTCTTGTCATATTCCTGTTGTAAAAAGTGAACCAAGTGAAGATATTCATATTTCTATGGTGAAGACTGAGGAAAGAGAAGGCGTTTGTGGTCCTGCGTTAAAGGATGAGAGTAGTGAACGTATAAATGTTGACATCAAATCAGGAGTTGAAATGACTGATGTTCCCAATGATTCATGCAATCCTACATTGAGCAGGAGAGTAGTACATTCAAGAAAGCACAGTAGGCACTTACAGCTGGATATTGAAGAAATAAATCTTAGTGATAGTGAAGAGATGTCAAGCCACAACCATTGGCAGTTGAGAAGCAGCACAGTTGAATGCATTAAGATAATGGATTGTAAGACTGAAAGTGAGGTGGAAATAATTGACAAGGATAAGGATGGGGATAATAATATAATATCCTCAAGCATTCAGAGCTTAGAATCCAAAATAACTAATTCTGGAACTGGTATTTATAACAGGGATAAGAATGATTTGTCTGTAACTTCTACTAACAATGAATCAATAAGTCCTGCAGAGGATGATAATGTAAAAGCAAATTTGGGACAACAGATTTGTGATTCAAGTGTAATAGATGTTTCTTTTGAGAGTAACAAAACTATGTCTGCAGATAATATGCCCCCAACAAATTCAGAGAATTTTCCTGTACAAAAAGAGTCTAGAAATATTCAGGAAATAACTATAGACAGTACTTCTCCAGAGATAATGAGAGACAATACTGGTGTGAAACATTCAACCATGTTCTCCAACAGTAACAAATCTAATTCTTCTCCCTTTGAAGAAAATCCTTCATCTGCCAGTGTTTGTCGGATAAGGTGGTATGTCAAGAGAGAACCAAAATTTTCAAGAGTATCCAATACATCTACTGAGCTAAATGAAGGGAAAAAATTTGGAAATCCTGTAGTTGAAACTCCCGTTAGTTGTGATCAACAGTCGGGAAGTCACAATTTGAAGAGTAACATTGATTGTTCTGAAAATCCAGCAATAAAGAAAGAAGAtgatgcaaatattgtaaataatgaaattTCTTCAAAGCAAACAAATATGAAACGAGATCAGTCCTCAGAAGCATGTGATGAAAATACAAGGAAAGTACTTATTGAAGTCTTAGATATAACTGGTGATAATTctggtggagaagtaaaaataacgCATGATCAGCGGACAACTAAAGATTCTGGGGACAATGACGACCAAAATTGTTCTAAAATTGCTAATTTGAAACAGGAAGATCGGTTAACTGAAGTCTTGGATGCAACCAGTGGTGAAAGATGCCTTTTGAAAGCTGATATGAATGAGAGCACCAAAGTTATTGAAGTCTTTAATATTGGCAGTGATGAAAAACTTGTGCAGTCAAATTTAAAATCAAGTCAGCCTGTCAGAATCTTTGCTGTTGCTGATAAAGAAAATTCTGTTCGTAAGACTCATGGGAAGCAGTCTTGCTCTGTTGAAATTGTTAACATTAATGATGAAAGCTCCCTTGTGAAAGAAATTGTGAATCAAGATCAGTGCCCAAATGTCTTCGATATCTCGGATGATGATTTTTGCGTGAAAGAGGAAGATGAAGTTTCAGAAATCTATGATGTtacagatgatgaagatgatgtaaATAACATAGGAAAGGTTGACACACCTGAAATTATTGATCTAAGTGATGATGAAGATTCTTGTAGGAAAAGAAAgattaaaggggaagatgaaactCCAGAAGTTTTAGATATTAGTGATGATTCTGTTAAATCTGATATTGAGGATGGAAGTCAGATTTCAGAAGTTATGGATGTTACAGATGATGAAGATATTAAGCCAGTTGTTGATTTGGAAAATGACTGTGATGCTGTTAATGATCCAGATCATTGTGATGAAAGAGATCATGTTAATGATGATCGTTATTCTCCAGCACCCTTAAATATTGGAAAAGAATATTATCCATCTACATTAGTTTATATTCCATCTAGGAATACTGACCTTCAAGCAGAGTCAAAAGATAAGGAAGACTTCATCAGTCTCAAGACTGAAAACACACACTTGGAATCACCATTGCCAATCAGTAACTTGAAACGTAAATATCAGGCAGATGATGAATGCAGAGATTTGGACGAAAGACTCCATACAAGTAATAGTCATTGGGTTTCACCAAATCACACTGTGGTTGATCTCTCTGATGATGAAAATAGGGAAAATGTTGATCGAAATAACATTAAAACTGAAGATATGGAAGAAAGAATACCTCCATCTGGGAATAATGTAATAAAACAGGAAGCAGCATCAAATATTGAAAAGATAGAAGAAGAActttcaaaattctatgcagaaGTAGAAGAAATTGATTtagaagaagagaaaaaagaagTTAATGAAGACAGATGGACAATACTAGACTCTTTTCCCAATGCATATGGTGAGTTAGTGCTAAATGTGGCTGTACCTCCAGCACGGTTATTGCCTCCAAATGTTTGTCCCAGCAAAAGTCACTACCTCATTCCTGTGACTCGGCGTATTTCACCACCAATTCAAAATTATCGCAATCGTAATTCACCTAATTATAGGAACAACTGGCGAGGTCGACACCGCAATCATTCTCGCGATCGTTCTAGAAATCACCAAAGAAATTCtatgcggagaaattttgaatatCGGGGCATGACCAGATCTGATTCAGAGCATCACTCACGTTTTGGACATCAAAATGTGAATGAAGCTAACTTGGACAATCATAGACAATTTCAGTATTCAGGAATAAATGGGTCTAATCCTGATCGACAACATTTTGAAAATCATGACATGACCAATATATTCTCAGATCATCGAACGTTTGaatatcaagaaaataaggcaaGTTCGGAGGTACAAGGACCATTTGATCCACAAAGAATAAATGAGGCAAACATTGACCATAGAAGGCATCTTGAACATCGTGGATTTAGCTTAACAGATACAGATTACAGGAGGTGTCCAGGACAACAGAGACTGAACCAAGCAAATCCAGAGCTCAGGCGATACCTCGAACACCAAGGCATGAATGATACAAATCCAGAGCATGGAAGACATAGTGAACACAAAGGAATGATCCAGAGAAATTCAGAGCAAAGGATGCATCTGGAACGTGAAGGAATAAACCCAGCAAACCCAGAGCATAGAAGGCACATTGATCTCCAAGGAGGCAAAACAACTAGTTCAGAACACAGAAGGCACCTTGGACTTCAAGAAATGAACCAACTAACTCCAGACCGCAGAAAGTCGCGTGAACATCAAGGAGTGTATCAAACAACTCCAAAGTCTGGAAGTACACTTGAACATCAAAGAATGATCCAAACAACCTCAGGGCACAGAAGGCAACTTGAACGTAGAAAGCATTTTGAACCTCGAGGAATAAACCAAGCTACTCCAGAACTCAGGAAACCACCTGACTTTCAAGGAATGGATCAGGCAAATCCAGATCACAGAAGGCTAACTGGACAtcgaggaattaaccaaacaaatTTAGAACTCAGGAGAAATCAAGGGCATGAAGAAATGAACGTAATAAATCCTGGACAATGGGGTAGAAATCTGACTCCATCATGGTCTAATACAGAAGTTTCTTTTGACTACCATCATCAGACACCTGCTCTTCATGCTGCTCAAGTTGCTTACAATCTTATTACTCAACAATTTTCACCACAAGTACTCTTTCCTACCATGTTATCATCTAGTCAATCTATGTGGCTAGGCCCACAGCTCCCCCAGACTTGGCTGCAAGGTCAGAGGGTCTTGGATAGACAACCACAGGAGTTAAGACCACAAGCTCGTTTCCCTTTGAATGATACTTGGAGTGAAGGTAACTGTGAAAGGAACATAGATTCTTTTATGGATACTGATGAACGGCAGTTACCTCAGCAGAGGTTTGCTAGAACGTATGGCTATGGCCGTGGGTATTCAAATCTTTTGGGAAATCGACCTCAATGCCCTGAAAGGTCTCAGAATTCTTTTATGAAAATGAAGTTTAAACTGCCAAGATATTTTGCACCTCCTCGTAAGTTACAGAGGCTCATGGATAATATCACTTACGATGATGATGCTTTGTCCTCTGAAGATCGGAATGATCGGAATGCTACTGTCTCGTCATCAGTTGTTGATGACATTCCCCATAGTTCACCAGAATCTTCAGATGATGAAGAGATTGAGTCTCTTGTGAAACCAGAAGACTGCACAACTGTAG